One genomic window of Evansella cellulosilytica DSM 2522 includes the following:
- a CDS encoding YesL family protein, with protein sequence MNVSWMASPFYRSCDWIWKMAYVNLLWLGFTVLGFGILGFLPATLAMLTVMRKWLMGEPDIAIFKTFLNAYKEGFIRINLIGLLFAFGAYVIVFNYMYLGTIEGPVHTILSLGWYIGLIVYTVTLVFLIPTYVHYELKLMQYLKASFIVGLVNPLAMITLIIGLLLMYQLFTYIPGLIPFFGPSMLGMMVMWCAHMAFTRLERKKEKLENEKNDVSQSPSTNTKSAITHKKPRRRTRVIW encoded by the coding sequence ATGAATGTTAGTTGGATGGCAAGTCCATTTTATCGTTCTTGTGATTGGATATGGAAAATGGCGTATGTTAACTTACTTTGGCTTGGTTTTACGGTATTAGGTTTTGGAATACTTGGCTTTTTACCAGCGACATTAGCAATGCTTACCGTTATGAGAAAGTGGTTAATGGGAGAACCTGATATAGCTATATTTAAAACATTTTTAAATGCCTACAAAGAAGGATTTATAAGAATAAATCTAATAGGTTTACTATTTGCATTCGGTGCTTATGTCATTGTTTTTAATTATATGTATTTAGGAACAATTGAAGGGCCAGTGCATACTATTTTAAGCTTAGGTTGGTATATTGGGCTCATTGTATATACCGTTACGCTTGTTTTTCTCATCCCAACTTACGTTCATTATGAGCTAAAGCTCATGCAATACTTAAAGGCTAGTTTCATTGTTGGTCTCGTGAATCCTTTAGCCATGATTACTTTAATAATCGGCCTACTGCTAATGTATCAGCTCTTTACGTACATTCCTGGCTTAATTCCGTTTTTCGGTCCAAGTATGCTTGGGATGATGGTCATGTGGTGTGCCCATATGGCATTTACTAGATTAGAAAGGAAAAAAGAGAAGTTAGAAAACGAAAAAAATGATGTCTCTCAAAGTCCAAGTACAAATACCAAGAGTGCTATTACTCATAAGAAGCCGAGAAGAAGAACACGAGTGATATGGTAA
- a CDS encoding endo-1,4-beta-xylanase: MKRRHVKLFFIQLLVILLVLPPGIMTAQSSVEAIGSFEREIIAEYHFDDGTTQGWFGREANLEVVDNEAHSGEYSLFVDGRTEGWNSPALDLQGMLEIGATYEIAGYMKRAEATSEEKLVMAMIDQSVGEDAQYNWINSRETSQTDWVELRGEYTITDEKEDLVLYFEIENNTENFYIDSISITKISPADDSFVPEIVAEFDFEDGTTQGWFGRGITPKVVQGNGQSGEHSIFVEGRTENWHSPALNVRELFEIGATYEITGHMKRATTTEEDGNLVMAMIDQSIGGDANYNWIDNKRVTHDNWVALSGEYSITEEKGELTLYFEIEGNTEDFYINTITITMISPPTETGDDDIIDVPVEERVAAFTDFEDGTTQGWEPREGPEELTVTTDTAKNGERSLLISNRQGSFHSAKLDFLDHMYAGHTYDISVWVKLAPGETPTSLQISRAETISGSTNYYPPVINPTEVTADEWVLLQGTYTLTGNVSDLYFYVEEPYDENQETGVSFYIDDFKAEVRVPDELEDIAPLKDVFADHFDIGAAVEPRHTAGQHGKMLEKHYNMLVAENIMKPESIQPTEGEFNWVNADAMFDYAEENGLKVRFHTLVWHSQSPSWMFLDANGDPMVVDGVVADPDNLEANKALLLQRIEDHVHAVVGRYGDRVDSWDVVNEVIVPTEEDGFRKSEYYLITGTEFIHKAFEATAEALAALGDDVHPNAKLYYNDYNTHNPQKREFIYEMVKEMQNEGIPIDGIGHQTHLNINSSIELVIASIERFTELGLDNQITELDISIYTGNNEAFFSYADIPASKHEEVAMAYGELFKQLRGVSDQVSSVVFWGIADDHTWLHGRGVANRVDAPFVFDQDLKAKEAYYTVIDDNYVAPERPSIPEPKSEIAYYGTPTINGELDDIWQIATVFETDTWVEGESGSTASVRALWDDEYLYVFAEVTDSQLSNVSNNEWEQDSVEIFVDQNNEKTNYYQLDDGQFRVNFENEVSINGFGSDTFRSATAITEEGYIVEAAIKLEAIEPVEGTVIGFDIQVNNDENGDGVRNSVVTWNDPTGESYQSTSQFGELQFVLEPETDQEKPVDDPLKPGDQERKPSTPGEEDSLVIGGEGGSERQHETEEGSKGDELPRTATNNYNMIALGSLLLLLGTTILIVFRRKNKVTIRE; the protein is encoded by the coding sequence ATGAAAAGAAGGCATGTAAAACTATTTTTTATTCAGTTACTCGTAATTTTGTTAGTTTTGCCACCAGGAATAATGACAGCACAATCTTCTGTAGAAGCAATTGGCAGCTTTGAACGAGAGATTATTGCAGAATATCACTTTGATGATGGAACGACGCAAGGGTGGTTTGGGAGAGAAGCAAATCTTGAAGTCGTGGACAACGAAGCACATTCTGGAGAGTATAGCCTTTTCGTGGATGGAAGAACTGAGGGGTGGAATAGTCCGGCGTTAGACTTACAAGGAATGCTCGAAATTGGGGCTACATATGAGATAGCTGGCTATATGAAACGCGCTGAGGCAACATCTGAAGAAAAGCTTGTTATGGCAATGATTGATCAATCTGTTGGAGAAGATGCGCAATACAACTGGATTAATAGTAGAGAAACCTCTCAGACTGATTGGGTAGAGTTAAGAGGGGAATACACGATAACAGATGAAAAAGAAGACCTAGTATTATATTTTGAAATAGAAAACAACACGGAAAACTTTTATATCGATTCTATTTCTATTACGAAAATTTCTCCGGCAGATGATAGCTTCGTTCCAGAGATTGTAGCCGAATTTGATTTTGAGGATGGAACGACACAAGGCTGGTTTGGTAGAGGGATAACACCGAAAGTAGTACAGGGAAATGGGCAATCAGGAGAGCACAGCATCTTCGTTGAAGGTAGAACAGAAAATTGGCATAGTCCCGCACTGAATGTGAGAGAGCTGTTTGAAATTGGTGCTACGTATGAAATAACAGGTCACATGAAGCGTGCAACTACTACTGAAGAAGATGGGAATTTGGTAATGGCAATGATTGATCAATCTATTGGTGGGGATGCAAATTACAATTGGATTGATAACAAAAGAGTGACGCATGATAACTGGGTGGCGTTATCGGGTGAATATTCTATTACTGAGGAAAAGGGAGAGTTAACTCTTTATTTTGAAATAGAAGGTAACACCGAAGATTTTTATATTAATACGATTACAATTACGATGATATCACCGCCAACAGAAACGGGCGATGATGACATCATTGACGTGCCCGTTGAGGAAAGGGTTGCTGCATTCACGGATTTTGAGGATGGTACAACTCAAGGGTGGGAGCCGAGAGAAGGCCCAGAGGAATTGACCGTAACGACAGATACAGCAAAAAATGGGGAAAGAAGCTTACTAATATCTAATCGTCAAGGCTCCTTTCACAGTGCGAAGCTCGATTTCCTCGATCATATGTATGCAGGCCATACGTACGACATTAGCGTATGGGTGAAATTAGCACCAGGGGAAACGCCTACGAGCTTACAAATATCTCGAGCAGAAACTATTTCTGGCTCTACAAATTATTATCCACCAGTAATTAACCCAACTGAAGTAACAGCGGATGAATGGGTATTGCTACAAGGAACATATACATTAACTGGAAACGTAAGCGATTTGTATTTCTATGTCGAAGAGCCTTATGACGAAAATCAAGAGACAGGCGTATCGTTTTATATAGATGACTTTAAGGCAGAGGTTAGGGTTCCTGATGAGCTAGAAGATATAGCACCGTTAAAAGACGTATTTGCAGATCATTTTGACATTGGTGCAGCAGTTGAACCACGCCATACAGCTGGTCAGCACGGAAAAATGCTGGAAAAGCATTATAACATGCTCGTTGCAGAAAATATTATGAAGCCAGAGTCAATACAGCCAACAGAGGGTGAATTTAACTGGGTGAATGCAGATGCAATGTTTGATTATGCTGAAGAAAACGGATTAAAGGTTCGTTTTCATACACTCGTATGGCATAGTCAATCACCAAGCTGGATGTTTCTAGATGCTAATGGAGATCCAATGGTTGTTGATGGTGTAGTAGCTGACCCTGATAATCTAGAAGCAAATAAGGCGTTGCTGCTTCAAAGAATAGAAGATCATGTCCATGCTGTAGTTGGAAGGTATGGAGATCGTGTTGATTCGTGGGATGTTGTGAACGAAGTCATTGTTCCTACTGAAGAGGATGGTTTCAGAAAAAGTGAATATTATTTAATTACGGGTACAGAGTTCATTCATAAAGCTTTTGAAGCGACTGCAGAAGCATTAGCAGCACTTGGGGATGATGTCCATCCAAATGCAAAGCTATACTACAACGATTACAACACACACAATCCGCAGAAAAGAGAATTCATTTACGAGATGGTCAAGGAGATGCAAAACGAAGGAATTCCTATTGATGGTATAGGGCATCAAACACATTTAAATATAAACTCTTCGATAGAGCTTGTCATAGCATCTATTGAACGATTTACTGAGCTTGGATTAGATAATCAAATTACAGAGCTAGATATTAGTATTTACACCGGTAATAATGAAGCGTTTTTCAGTTATGCTGACATACCTGCATCTAAGCACGAAGAAGTGGCGATGGCGTACGGAGAGCTTTTCAAACAGTTAAGAGGTGTGAGTGATCAAGTGAGCAGTGTTGTCTTTTGGGGAATAGCGGACGACCATACTTGGCTACACGGCAGAGGAGTCGCCAACCGTGTCGATGCACCATTTGTTTTTGATCAGGATTTAAAGGCGAAAGAAGCTTACTATACTGTCATTGATGATAATTATGTTGCTCCAGAAAGACCATCGATACCGGAGCCTAAATCAGAAATTGCTTATTATGGTACACCAACAATCAATGGCGAACTAGATGATATTTGGCAAATAGCTACTGTCTTCGAGACGGATACTTGGGTTGAAGGTGAGAGTGGCTCTACCGCTAGCGTAAGAGCATTGTGGGACGATGAATATTTATATGTTTTCGCTGAAGTGACAGATAGTCAATTAAGCAATGTAAGTAATAATGAATGGGAGCAAGATTCAGTAGAAATTTTCGTTGACCAAAATAATGAAAAAACAAATTATTATCAGCTTGATGATGGACAATTCCGTGTCAACTTTGAGAATGAAGTGAGCATTAATGGGTTTGGGTCCGATACATTTAGAAGTGCTACAGCAATAACGGAAGAAGGATATATTGTAGAAGCAGCAATAAAGCTAGAAGCGATCGAACCAGTTGAAGGTACTGTTATCGGCTTTGATATTCAAGTAAACAACGATGAAAATGGAGACGGAGTAAGAAATAGTGTAGTGACATGGAATGATCCGACAGGTGAATCATATCAAAGCACATCTCAGTTCGGTGAATTACAATTCGTTCTTGAGCCAGAAACGGATCAAGAGAAACCAGTGGATGATCCATTAAAACCAGGTGATCAAGAACGAAAACCAAGTACCCCAGGAGAAGAGGATAGCCTAGTAATAGGGGGAGAGGGTGGCTCTGAAAGACAACACGAAACAGAAGAAGGAAGTAAAGGTGATGAGCTTCCTAGAACAGCAACGAATAATTACAATATGATCGCGCTTGGTTCGTTGTTACTACTGCTTGGAACAACAATTCTTATTGTGTTTAGAAGGAAAAATAAGGTGACTATACGAGAGTAA
- a CDS encoding response regulator transcription factor yields the protein MYKVLLVDDEVFVRKGLRSLIEWEKCGYDVVSEADDGEDAFEVIKQISPDVVITDIKMPIVDGLELIKKVRETLDHDTKFIIISGYNDFSYAQRAVKYGVVDFVLKPIDKEEFEGILTDLHRRLEMERTARKAKDKLYLSQLIVNVFDEAVKEGEISKWSRALKMDQSQFFYYVIFEKNNVTPNKVTPDKERKCLSNIIVDALSDIEKNNQPLAIYEHEENAIGILIAAHHLIEFDHDIVQFVSRISKEVNRKANQPITAFIGTKVSKLFSIKHSYETANRIRSYKYIVEDKDVISYENVMNIPITFNDINKSLYVKLIEQMEEKNINELEKVIALIFSEFQSRRFAPWAIRTSINRCVHGIIETINSMDGNVKSMSTIEAMTNWEKYHLTLDELKKVFREFIIEGTDMIQELRKENMKGDIYKVKAYVESNYHKNISLKSIARQFYMNPVYMGQLFKKTFGMYFKEFVLKLRMDEAKKLLRQTDMLVYEIAENVGFGSTDYFVTQFEKKCKMTPTEYRNELLKK from the coding sequence ATGTATAAGGTGCTTTTAGTCGATGACGAAGTTTTTGTTAGAAAAGGATTAAGAAGTCTCATTGAATGGGAGAAGTGTGGTTATGATGTTGTCTCAGAAGCGGATGATGGTGAAGATGCGTTTGAAGTCATAAAACAAATTAGCCCAGACGTTGTAATTACTGATATTAAAATGCCTATTGTCGACGGATTAGAGCTTATCAAAAAAGTACGAGAAACCCTAGATCATGATACGAAGTTTATTATTATTAGCGGTTATAATGATTTTTCCTACGCTCAAAGGGCCGTGAAGTATGGTGTCGTTGATTTTGTTTTAAAGCCGATTGATAAGGAAGAGTTTGAAGGTATTTTAACCGATCTACATCGACGCTTAGAAATGGAAAGGACTGCTAGGAAAGCGAAAGATAAGCTATATTTAAGCCAGTTAATAGTCAATGTGTTTGATGAAGCGGTAAAAGAAGGCGAAATTTCTAAGTGGTCTAGAGCGTTAAAAATGGATCAAAGTCAATTTTTTTATTACGTTATCTTTGAAAAGAATAATGTCACACCAAATAAAGTTACTCCGGATAAGGAGAGGAAGTGTCTGAGTAATATTATTGTTGATGCGTTATCGGACATAGAAAAAAATAATCAACCGCTAGCGATTTATGAACATGAGGAAAATGCAATAGGCATACTTATTGCCGCGCACCATTTGATTGAATTTGATCATGATATTGTCCAATTCGTTTCAAGAATTAGTAAAGAGGTGAATAGAAAAGCCAATCAACCGATAACTGCTTTTATAGGAACTAAAGTATCGAAATTATTTTCCATCAAGCATTCATACGAAACAGCGAATAGAATAAGGAGCTATAAATATATAGTGGAAGACAAGGATGTCATATCTTATGAGAACGTAATGAATATCCCAATAACATTTAACGATATAAATAAGTCACTTTATGTCAAGCTGATAGAGCAAATGGAGGAAAAAAATATAAACGAGCTAGAAAAAGTAATCGCACTAATTTTTAGCGAATTTCAGTCAAGAAGGTTTGCACCTTGGGCGATAAGGACCTCCATTAATCGTTGTGTTCATGGAATTATAGAAACAATTAATAGTATGGATGGAAACGTGAAAAGCATGTCTACGATAGAAGCGATGACGAATTGGGAAAAATATCATTTAACGTTAGATGAACTAAAAAAAGTATTCCGTGAATTTATAATTGAAGGGACAGATATGATCCAAGAGCTAAGGAAGGAAAATATGAAAGGAGATATATATAAAGTAAAAGCTTACGTTGAAAGTAATTACCACAAAAACATAAGCTTGAAAAGTATTGCGAGACAATTTTATATGAACCCAGTTTACATGGGACAACTGTTTAAGAAAACCTTTGGCATGTATTTTAAAGAGTTTGTTTTAAAGCTAAGAATGGATGAAGCAAAGAAGCTATTACGTCAGACGGATATGCTAGTCTATGAAATTGCTGAAAATGTCGGCTTTGGTAGTACAGACTACTTTGTTACGCAATTCGAGAAAAAATGTAAAATGACGCCAACAGAGTATAGGAATGAACTACTAAAAAAATAA
- a CDS encoding sensor histidine kinase encodes MLPSKYNFNNMKLRNKLLLLYIFCVFLPIVITNIVFFNVTSNNIKNQKMHDVELVLDQITNDFTDVVDQAVGLTSRLYVDYSLYEYFEADYESTLDYVEAYGVFLRNFHRYSSMYYTIQSITFYTDNENIIYAGGVRPINDETKKEEWYTYLNEVDHPIVIRTNPLEDSDRFSVFREYDFYKNLDEKEKIIRVDINSSTINQIFHNVTLQGNIYLLNENNEIEFSTDENIQWQTEQIGFDSVNMPEDTIFLEERNLPHNYFEDWKIVGVISENEILEELYNSRQFIVILASINIILPTLLIILISKSIHTRLLRLLKHMKMMKRQKFDLIAFADDKDEIGEVMTEFNKMSKTINKLINEVYVANLEKKDSQLREKQAQLSALQSQINPHFLFNALETIRMRSVIKEEKETAQIIQNMASIFRNSLTWGKDWVSVREEVDLIISFLEIQKYRFGNKLEYELEIEDSAYECIVPNLIFLPFVENASMHGIELKKQKGKIQIVIKNINQQLVFKIEDDGVGIEKEELAKILKNLKDEDSMGDSVGIKNVYYRLKLYYKNNFEFSIKSASHKGTIVEMKLPFQKD; translated from the coding sequence ATGCTACCTTCCAAATATAATTTCAATAATATGAAACTTAGAAATAAGCTGCTGTTATTATATATCTTTTGTGTATTTTTACCGATTGTTATTACTAATATCGTATTTTTTAATGTCACGTCCAATAATATAAAAAATCAGAAAATGCATGATGTAGAGCTCGTCTTAGACCAAATAACGAATGACTTTACAGATGTTGTAGATCAAGCTGTTGGCCTTACTTCACGTCTATACGTTGACTATAGTCTATATGAATATTTTGAAGCAGACTACGAATCTACATTGGACTATGTTGAAGCATATGGCGTCTTTTTAAGGAATTTTCATAGGTATAGCAGTATGTATTATACGATTCAGTCGATAACCTTTTATACGGATAATGAAAATATCATTTATGCTGGCGGTGTTCGTCCAATAAATGATGAGACAAAAAAGGAAGAGTGGTATACGTACCTTAACGAGGTAGACCATCCAATTGTAATTAGAACAAACCCTTTAGAGGACAGCGATAGATTTAGTGTGTTTAGGGAATATGATTTTTATAAAAACCTAGACGAGAAGGAAAAAATTATACGGGTAGATATTAATTCGAGTACAATTAACCAAATCTTTCATAACGTGACGTTACAAGGAAATATCTACTTATTAAATGAAAATAATGAGATTGAATTTTCTACTGATGAAAATATTCAATGGCAAACAGAACAAATAGGTTTTGATAGTGTCAACATGCCAGAGGATACTATTTTTTTAGAAGAGCGTAATTTACCCCACAACTATTTTGAAGATTGGAAAATAGTGGGGGTAATCTCTGAAAACGAAATATTAGAAGAGCTGTACAATTCAAGACAGTTTATCGTTATATTAGCGAGTATTAATATTATTTTACCTACCTTGCTTATTATCTTAATCTCAAAATCAATTCATACGCGTCTTCTTAGGCTATTGAAGCATATGAAAATGATGAAAAGGCAAAAGTTTGATCTAATAGCGTTTGCTGATGATAAAGATGAAATTGGGGAAGTAATGACAGAATTTAATAAAATGTCGAAAACGATTAATAAACTTATTAATGAAGTGTATGTTGCAAACTTAGAAAAAAAGGATTCGCAATTAAGAGAAAAGCAAGCACAGCTAAGTGCATTACAAAGTCAAATCAATCCTCATTTTCTTTTTAATGCTTTAGAAACCATTCGTATGCGAAGTGTAATCAAAGAAGAGAAGGAAACAGCTCAAATTATTCAAAATATGGCGAGTATTTTTAGAAATTCTCTTACTTGGGGGAAGGATTGGGTTTCTGTACGTGAAGAAGTAGATTTAATTATAAGTTTCCTGGAAATTCAAAAATACCGTTTTGGTAACAAATTAGAGTATGAGCTAGAGATAGAAGACAGTGCTTATGAATGTATTGTTCCTAACCTTATCTTTTTACCTTTTGTAGAAAACGCAAGTATGCATGGCATAGAGTTGAAAAAACAAAAAGGGAAGATACAAATTGTGATAAAAAATATTAATCAACAACTTGTATTTAAAATTGAAGATGATGGTGTAGGTATCGAAAAGGAAGAGTTAGCAAAAATTTTAAAAAATCTAAAAGATGAGGATAGCATGGGAGATAGTGTTGGTATTAAAAATGTTTATTACAGATTGAAACTCTATTATAAAAATAACTTCGAGTTTTCCATAAAAAGTGCATCACATAAAGGGACAATAGTAGAAATGAAGCTACCATTTCAAAAGGATTAG
- a CDS encoding extracellular solute-binding protein, which produces MFKRRYLFILLSLLLLLAFVACSSDDEASSNDPDTSDVDETGDDDADEIDKTPITYSLFNAGVSRRDIDTNETRIGKIFEEETGVNFKIEHLVGDIDTKIGVMVASGSYPDVIVPDSAIDVLLDAEAFIPLNDLLEEHGPNLLEAYGDYLDLFTMDDGNIYYIPFGATINEYKPNPNIDQGAFWIQRGILKEYGFPEINTLDEYFDVIERYAAENPEIDGMTTIPFTGLTYDWRFFAFSNIPNHLAGYPNDGGVMIDMETHEASVYADSEYAKDFLWKMNEIYHKGLLDRELFVANYDEYISKLSSGRVLGFFDYGWQFGDARNALRDAGNPDREFMALPVVFEGVEYDQYLDPPSFTANRGIGISRDAESPERIIQYWDNMIKEENQKLIMWGFEGEHYSVDDDGLFYRTQEQLDLTRNQDEREEVGMTHFEWYWPRLNGTFSDGINAVEPARQPEVALADYNDDDREYLDAYGINMFSELFAPPDDRPWYPAWGANIEQGSPEQIFEERQDELLKRHYPRIVLADDEEEFEEEWEAFVEAYRSLDVDGYEAFFEEYVQSRLED; this is translated from the coding sequence ATGTTTAAAAGAAGGTATTTATTCATTTTATTGTCACTGTTACTGCTTTTAGCCTTTGTTGCTTGTTCTAGTGATGATGAGGCTTCGTCAAATGATCCAGATACTTCAGACGTTGATGAGACAGGCGATGATGATGCGGATGAAATTGATAAAACGCCAATCACGTACTCATTATTTAATGCAGGGGTTTCACGTAGAGATATTGATACGAACGAAACACGTATTGGGAAGATTTTTGAAGAGGAAACTGGTGTTAACTTTAAAATTGAGCATCTAGTAGGGGATATTGATACTAAAATTGGGGTAATGGTTGCAAGTGGATCTTATCCAGATGTGATTGTTCCAGATTCGGCTATTGATGTATTGTTAGATGCCGAAGCTTTTATACCGTTAAATGACCTTCTAGAAGAGCATGGTCCGAACCTACTTGAAGCGTATGGTGACTATCTTGACTTGTTCACGATGGATGATGGAAATATATACTACATTCCATTTGGAGCGACGATAAATGAATATAAGCCAAACCCGAATATTGACCAAGGCGCATTTTGGATTCAACGTGGAATCCTAAAGGAGTATGGTTTCCCGGAAATAAATACATTAGACGAGTACTTTGATGTTATTGAACGATATGCTGCTGAAAATCCAGAGATAGATGGGATGACAACAATACCATTTACTGGTCTCACTTACGATTGGAGATTCTTTGCATTCTCGAATATTCCAAATCACTTAGCTGGCTATCCAAATGATGGTGGCGTCATGATTGACATGGAAACGCATGAAGCATCTGTATATGCTGATTCAGAATATGCAAAAGATTTCCTTTGGAAAATGAATGAAATTTACCATAAAGGTTTATTAGATAGGGAGCTATTTGTAGCAAACTACGATGAGTACATTTCTAAATTATCATCTGGTCGAGTATTAGGATTCTTCGACTACGGTTGGCAATTTGGTGATGCACGAAATGCACTAAGAGATGCCGGGAACCCGGATAGAGAATTTATGGCATTACCTGTTGTATTTGAAGGTGTTGAGTATGATCAATATTTAGATCCGCCATCCTTTACAGCAAACCGTGGTATTGGAATTAGTAGAGATGCCGAAAGTCCAGAGCGCATTATTCAATACTGGGATAACATGATTAAAGAAGAAAATCAAAAGCTTATTATGTGGGGCTTTGAAGGTGAACACTATTCTGTCGACGATGATGGATTATTTTATCGTACACAAGAACAGCTAGATTTAACGAGAAACCAAGATGAAAGAGAAGAAGTCGGTATGACTCATTTCGAATGGTATTGGCCTCGTTTAAATGGAACCTTCTCAGATGGAATAAATGCTGTCGAGCCTGCAAGACAGCCTGAAGTGGCACTTGCAGACTATAACGATGATGATAGAGAATATTTAGATGCTTACGGTATTAATATGTTCTCTGAATTATTTGCTCCGCCTGATGACAGACCTTGGTATCCAGCTTGGGGTGCAAATATTGAACAAGGATCACCTGAGCAAATATTTGAGGAGCGTCAAGATGAACTTCTAAAAAGGCACTATCCTAGAATTGTGTTAGCTGACGACGAAGAGGAATTTGAAGAAGAGTGGGAAGCATTTGTAGAAGCTTACCGTAGTCTTGATGTAGATGGATATGAGGCATTCTTTGAAGAATACGTTCAATCTCGTCTCGAAGATTAG
- a CDS encoding ABC transporter permease, protein MLQPTPTPVTPKSPIPRKKKTGFKNFIKKCKEQKVLLLMSIPFVLWLFVFRYVPLYGWTMAFQDFRPARPVFEQEWAGFEHFIFLFTEPRFYEVLRNTLAMSLINLVLGFITAITLAILLNELRNMTFKRVVQTVSYMPYFLSWVVAAGLVSYALSLENGIVNIVLVNLRIISEPIVWLGIGEIFWGIIGAADVWKNVGWNSIIYLAAIAMIDTQQYEAAQIDGASRLQRIWHITLPGMKPVIIILLIMNLGYILESGFEAQYLLMNPQNRDFAENLDIYVLRYGISMGNFSLATAAGIFKTIVSFIFLFSANAIAKKMGEARLF, encoded by the coding sequence GTGTTACAGCCAACACCGACGCCAGTTACGCCGAAAAGTCCTATACCGAGGAAAAAGAAGACTGGCTTTAAAAACTTTATAAAAAAATGCAAGGAACAAAAAGTACTCCTTTTAATGAGTATTCCATTTGTGCTATGGTTGTTCGTTTTTAGATATGTACCTTTATATGGTTGGACGATGGCCTTTCAAGACTTTAGACCTGCAAGACCAGTATTTGAACAAGAGTGGGCTGGTTTTGAACACTTTATATTCTTATTTACTGAACCTAGATTTTACGAAGTACTAAGAAATACACTTGCGATGAGCTTGATTAACTTAGTACTAGGGTTTATTACTGCAATAACACTAGCCATATTGTTAAATGAACTACGCAATATGACGTTTAAGAGAGTTGTACAGACAGTCAGTTATATGCCGTACTTTTTATCTTGGGTAGTAGCAGCAGGATTAGTATCTTATGCACTATCATTAGAAAACGGTATCGTGAATATCGTTTTAGTTAATTTACGAATTATTAGTGAGCCGATCGTATGGCTCGGTATTGGAGAGATATTTTGGGGTATTATCGGTGCCGCTGATGTTTGGAAAAACGTAGGGTGGAACTCTATTATTTACTTAGCTGCTATAGCGATGATCGATACGCAGCAGTATGAGGCCGCACAAATTGACGGGGCATCAAGATTGCAGCGTATATGGCATATTACTTTGCCAGGTATGAAGCCAGTTATCATCATCCTATTAATTATGAACCTTGGTTATATTTTAGAATCAGGCTTTGAAGCGCAATATCTATTAATGAATCCACAAAATAGAGACTTTGCAGAAAATCTAGATATTTACGTATTGCGTTACGGTATATCGATGGGGAACTTCTCCTTAGCTACGGCAGCCGGAATATTTAAAACAATAGTCAGCTTTATTTTCCTTTTCTCTGCAAATGCAATTGCGAAGAAAATGGGCGAAGCTAGATTGTTCTAA